A single genomic interval of Bradyrhizobium sp. sBnM-33 harbors:
- a CDS encoding zinc-binding alcohol dehydrogenase family protein, translating to MKPAAKPDSLTVHARCVRLPAKVADAVSLAPVLETRALSRGENELLIEVKAAAVNPSDVKAATGLMPYAAFPRTPGRDYAGVVMDGPGGWIGREVFGSSGDLGIRRDGTHATHLLVEADAVVEKPKSISWEEAAGIGVPFVTAMEGLRRAGIPKVGETVLVMGVNGKVGQAAVQIASWHGARVIGVVRKSEPYEGHTNSKVEVIDASVTDVAASVRELTGGKGADIVFNTVGDPYFQAAHQSLAVRGRQILIAAIDRIVQFNILEFYRGQHTYVGIDTLGLSSIATGAVLRELGPGFASGHLKPFLIKPAAIYPLEQARAAFIAVAGSSRDRVVLRP from the coding sequence GTGAAGCCGGCCGCCAAACCAGATAGCCTCACAGTCCACGCCCGCTGCGTCCGCCTGCCTGCAAAAGTCGCCGATGCCGTTTCGCTCGCACCCGTGCTCGAGACGCGGGCCTTGTCGCGCGGCGAAAACGAGTTGCTGATCGAGGTCAAGGCCGCGGCCGTCAATCCGTCCGACGTGAAGGCCGCCACCGGGCTGATGCCCTATGCGGCGTTTCCGCGCACGCCGGGCCGCGATTACGCGGGCGTTGTCATGGATGGGCCGGGCGGTTGGATCGGGCGCGAAGTGTTCGGCTCGTCCGGCGATCTCGGCATTCGCCGCGACGGCACCCACGCCACGCATCTCCTGGTCGAAGCCGACGCCGTGGTCGAGAAACCCAAAAGCATTTCATGGGAAGAGGCGGCCGGCATTGGCGTGCCTTTCGTTACCGCAATGGAAGGCCTGCGCCGCGCCGGCATTCCGAAAGTGGGCGAGACCGTGCTGGTCATGGGCGTCAACGGCAAGGTCGGGCAGGCGGCGGTGCAGATCGCGAGCTGGCACGGCGCGCGCGTGATCGGCGTGGTGCGCAAGAGCGAGCCCTACGAAGGCCACACCAATTCGAAGGTGGAAGTCATCGACGCTTCCGTCACCGATGTTGCGGCGAGCGTGCGCGAACTCACCGGCGGCAAGGGCGCCGACATCGTGTTCAATACCGTCGGCGATCCCTATTTCCAGGCCGCACACCAATCGCTGGCGGTGCGCGGGCGGCAGATCCTGATCGCCGCGATCGACCGCATCGTGCAATTCAATATTTTAGAATTCTATCGCGGCCAGCACACCTATGTCGGGATCGACACGCTCGGCCTGTCGTCGATCGCGACCGGCGCGGTGCTGCGGGAACTCGGCCCCGGCTTCGCCAGCGGCCATCTCAAGCCGTTTCTGATCAAGCCGGCCGCGATCTATCCGCTGGAGCAGGCTCGCGCGGCCTTCATCGCGGTCGCCGGCTCGTCGCGGGACAGGGTGGTCCTGCGGCCTTGA
- the paaI gene encoding hydroxyphenylacetyl-CoA thioesterase PaaI → MNVALSPDEIARACAEAMWKEDDASKGLGMKIVEVRPGQATLTMTVQPHMVNGQRIAHGGFIFLLADSTFAFACNSRNERAVAAQCDIAFIRPGKLGDVLVATAREVSRNGRSGIYDVRVTSGDVVIAEFRGHSRTVAGRWLPAAHEESKPK, encoded by the coding sequence ATGAACGTCGCGCTTTCGCCCGACGAGATCGCCCGCGCCTGCGCGGAGGCGATGTGGAAGGAAGACGACGCCAGCAAGGGCCTCGGCATGAAAATTGTCGAGGTCAGGCCAGGCCAGGCGACGCTGACGATGACGGTGCAGCCGCACATGGTCAACGGCCAGCGCATCGCCCATGGCGGCTTCATCTTTCTCCTCGCCGATTCCACCTTCGCCTTTGCCTGCAACTCCCGCAATGAGCGCGCGGTCGCCGCGCAATGCGACATCGCCTTCATCCGTCCGGGCAAGCTCGGCGACGTGCTGGTCGCGACCGCGCGGGAAGTTTCGCGCAACGGTCGCTCCGGGATCTATGACGTCCGCGTCACATCGGGCGATGTGGTGATCGCTGAATTCCGCGGTCATTCCCGCACCGTCGCCGGGAGATGGCTGCCGGCCGCGCACGAAGAGAGCAAGCCAAAATAG
- a CDS encoding sulfite oxidase-like oxidoreductase, producing the protein MTSENEPPPESKLTRSKERWAREGKFLTGKISRPEEARLPPGQHLTRDWPTLDLGLTPNIPRERWRLDVYGTVEHPLFWDFAQFSVQPQSKFVSDIHCVTTWSRYDNHWEGLATRDLLDACRPRQEARFVVLHSHDGYTTNLALEDFAAEDALLAHSWSGAPLEQEHGGPVRLVVPHLYFWKSAKWLQSIEFLAEDKPGYWEVRGYHNRGDPWAEQRYSGD; encoded by the coding sequence ATGACCAGTGAAAACGAGCCGCCACCGGAAAGCAAGCTGACGCGCAGCAAGGAGCGCTGGGCGCGCGAGGGAAAATTCCTCACGGGCAAGATCTCGCGGCCCGAGGAAGCGCGGCTGCCGCCGGGCCAGCATCTGACCAGGGATTGGCCGACGCTCGATCTCGGATTGACCCCGAACATCCCGCGCGAACGATGGCGGCTCGACGTCTACGGCACGGTCGAACATCCGCTGTTCTGGGATTTTGCGCAGTTTTCCGTGCAGCCGCAAAGCAAGTTCGTATCCGACATTCATTGCGTCACGACCTGGTCGCGCTACGATAATCATTGGGAGGGATTAGCGACCCGCGATCTCCTCGACGCCTGCCGGCCGCGCCAGGAAGCGCGGTTCGTGGTGCTGCATTCACATGACGGCTACACCACCAACCTAGCGCTGGAAGATTTTGCCGCGGAAGACGCGCTGCTCGCGCATAGCTGGTCGGGTGCCCCGCTCGAGCAGGAGCATGGTGGCCCGGTGCGGCTCGTCGTGCCGCATCTCTATTTCTGGAAAAGCGCAAAGTGGCTGCAGAGCATCGAGTTTCTCGCGGAGGATAAGCCGGGCTATTGGGAAGTCCGCGGCTACCATAACCGCGGCGACCCGTGGGCCGAGCAGAGATATTCAGGCGATTAG
- a CDS encoding amidase, which yields MADQGLVRETAIAIVGKLKSGEVTPLDLLDVLEKRIAEVDGKVNALPTLCFDRARKHATALMKKPVAERGLLAGLPIPIKDLTNVAGVLTTQGSPIYKDNVPAKSDILVEHLESNGGVIYAKSNTPEFGAGANTFNEVFGPTRNPWDTSRSAAGSSGGAAVALATGTAWLAHGSDMGGSLRNPASFCGIVGLRPSIGRVARTVAAAVDRNLGVQGPMARNVEDVALLLDAMSGEHPADPLSLPVLPNSFLAAARSGNKPKRVAYSPDLGITPVDPEVAAVTCKAAQRFAEAGTIVEEAHPDLREAHECFHVLRAFDFALSKAALLRTKRDLLKPEVIWNIEEGVKLTVEQLERAEAQRVAMTARTLEFFEKYDLLLAPATIVPPFPVENRYVAECAGKKFDNYVEWLGIVYAITLVCCPALSLPCGFTASGLPVGLQVIAPPRGESQLLAGSKVLEDILGVRGTTPIDPRPPK from the coding sequence GTGGCTGATCAGGGGCTGGTGCGTGAGACGGCGATTGCCATTGTCGGCAAACTGAAATCCGGCGAAGTCACCCCGCTCGACCTGCTCGACGTGCTGGAAAAGCGGATCGCGGAAGTGGACGGCAAGGTCAACGCGCTGCCGACGCTGTGCTTCGATCGCGCCCGCAAGCATGCCACAGCGCTGATGAAGAAGCCGGTCGCCGAGCGCGGCCTGCTCGCCGGTCTTCCGATCCCGATCAAGGACCTCACCAATGTCGCCGGCGTCCTGACCACGCAGGGCTCGCCGATCTACAAGGATAACGTTCCGGCGAAGTCAGATATTCTGGTCGAGCACCTCGAAAGCAATGGCGGCGTGATTTACGCCAAGTCGAACACGCCGGAATTTGGTGCCGGCGCCAACACCTTCAACGAGGTGTTCGGCCCGACGCGCAATCCATGGGATACGTCACGCTCCGCCGCCGGCTCCTCGGGCGGCGCAGCGGTCGCGCTCGCGACCGGCACGGCATGGCTGGCGCACGGCTCCGACATGGGCGGTAGCTTACGCAACCCCGCGAGCTTCTGCGGCATCGTCGGATTGCGGCCGAGCATTGGCCGTGTCGCGCGTACGGTAGCCGCGGCGGTCGATCGCAATCTCGGCGTCCAGGGCCCGATGGCGCGCAATGTCGAAGACGTCGCGCTGCTGCTCGATGCCATGAGCGGCGAGCACCCCGCCGATCCGCTCTCGCTGCCGGTGCTGCCGAATTCGTTTCTCGCAGCCGCCCGCTCCGGCAACAAGCCGAAGCGCGTTGCCTATTCGCCCGATCTCGGCATCACGCCGGTCGATCCTGAAGTTGCCGCCGTCACCTGCAAGGCAGCGCAGCGCTTCGCGGAAGCGGGCACCATCGTCGAAGAGGCTCATCCCGATTTGCGCGAGGCTCATGAATGCTTCCATGTGCTGCGCGCCTTCGACTTCGCACTTTCCAAGGCGGCACTGCTGCGCACGAAACGCGACCTGCTCAAGCCCGAGGTGATCTGGAATATCGAGGAAGGCGTCAAGCTGACGGTCGAGCAGCTCGAACGCGCCGAAGCGCAGCGCGTCGCCATGACCGCGCGCACGCTGGAATTTTTCGAAAAATACGATCTATTGCTCGCACCCGCCACGATCGTGCCGCCCTTCCCGGTCGAGAACCGCTACGTCGCCGAATGTGCCGGCAAGAAGTTCGACAACTACGTCGAATGGCTCGGCATCGTCTATGCGATCACGCTGGTGTGCTGTCCTGCGCTGTCGTTGCCGTGCGGCTTCACGGCCTCAGGCCTTCCGGTTGGGCTGCAGGTGATCGCGCCGCCGCGCGGCGAGTCGCAATTGCTTGCTGGCAGCAAAGTGCTCGAGGATATTCTGGGCGTGCGCGGCACGACGCCGATCGATCCGCGGCCGCCGAAGTAG
- a CDS encoding YeeE/YedE family protein, with protein sequence MLDSANIVVISGLLIGLVYGSVGLLSGFCLLSSLRGFWAEGDGRLVRTYALAIGVAVAVTQLLAAGGLVDIGKSIYLQPSFSAPVMFLGGLLFGYGMVLSNGCGSRALVLLGRGNLRSFVVVVVLAIFAQMTLKGLIAPSRIAMVGASQTTATANSVPALFAAAGLSATAARMLAASVISAALIIFAFAHPAFRRSPGQIAAGLVVGLLVAAGWFATGHLGADDFNPAPVTSLTFIAPIADALQYVMLSTGSTLNFGIVTVFGVFAGSLVTALLTGRFQLEGYQSPRHMLRSGSGAALMGIGGVMAFGCSIGQGLTGFSTLALASLIAFAGILVGTAAGLRGALRVRPLAAA encoded by the coding sequence GTGCTGGACAGTGCCAATATCGTCGTCATCAGCGGATTGCTGATCGGTCTCGTCTATGGATCGGTCGGATTGTTGAGCGGGTTTTGCTTGCTCAGCAGTCTCAGAGGCTTTTGGGCTGAAGGCGATGGCCGGCTGGTGCGCACCTATGCGTTGGCGATCGGCGTCGCGGTTGCCGTGACGCAGTTGCTGGCTGCGGGCGGCCTCGTCGATATCGGCAAGTCGATCTATCTGCAGCCGTCGTTCTCCGCGCCCGTGATGTTCTTGGGCGGGCTGTTGTTCGGCTACGGCATGGTGTTGTCGAACGGTTGCGGCTCGCGCGCGCTGGTGCTGCTCGGGCGCGGCAATCTCCGCTCCTTCGTGGTGGTGGTCGTGCTGGCGATTTTTGCCCAGATGACGCTGAAGGGCCTGATCGCCCCGTCGCGCATCGCGATGGTCGGGGCGTCACAGACCACGGCCACGGCAAACTCGGTACCGGCCTTGTTCGCTGCCGCGGGCCTGAGCGCAACGGCCGCGCGCATGCTGGCCGCCTCGGTCATCTCCGCAGCGCTGATCATTTTTGCCTTTGCGCATCCGGCATTCCGGCGGTCGCCGGGCCAGATCGCCGCGGGTCTCGTGGTCGGCCTCTTGGTGGCCGCCGGCTGGTTTGCCACCGGCCATCTCGGCGCCGACGATTTCAATCCCGCGCCGGTCACATCGCTCACCTTCATCGCGCCGATCGCGGACGCGCTTCAATACGTCATGCTGTCGACGGGCTCGACGCTCAATTTTGGCATCGTCACCGTGTTCGGCGTATTCGCCGGCAGCCTGGTGACGGCGCTGTTGACCGGACGCTTTCAGCTCGAAGGCTATCAATCACCGCGCCACATGCTGCGCTCCGGCAGTGGCGCCGCGCTAATGGGCATTGGTGGCGTCATGGCGTTCGGCTGCTCGATCGGGCAGGGCCTGACGGGATTCTCCACGCTGGCGCTGGCCTCGCTGATTGCCTTCGCCGGCATCCTCGTCGGCACCGCCGCCGGCCTGCGCGGCGCGCTGCGGGTTCGGCCGCTGGCGGCGGCTTAG
- a CDS encoding GIY-YIG nuclease family protein, translated as MTEGAFLYILRCADGSFYIGTTRTTLEMRIAQHNAGTFGGYTETRRPVTLVFSQWFDRITDAIENERRLKKWSRAKKEAFVRGDLAALRQLSKRRSPHPSERPSRDNSPLN; from the coding sequence GTGACTGAAGGTGCCTTTCTTTACATCCTTCGCTGTGCCGATGGCAGCTTCTACATCGGAACAACGCGCACAACGCTGGAAATGAGAATTGCGCAGCACAACGCCGGAACGTTCGGCGGTTACACCGAGACCAGGCGGCCGGTGACGCTGGTGTTCTCGCAATGGTTCGACCGCATCACCGACGCCATAGAGAACGAACGTAGACTCAAGAAGTGGAGCAGGGCGAAGAAGGAGGCTTTCGTGCGAGGTGATCTCGCGGCCTTACGACAGCTTTCCAAACGTAGATCGCCACATCCTTCGGAACGACCGTCGCGGGACAACAGCCCCTTGAACTAA
- the paaK gene encoding phenylacetate--CoA ligase PaaK, with protein MAMARLKSSGSGYGAELDEAERASRDEIMALQTKRLAWSLQHAYDNVAHYKRSFDAAGVHPSDFRQLSDLAKFPFTVKTDLRDNYPFNMFAVPREKLVRVHASSGTTGKPIVVGYTQGDIDIWSEVMARSIRAAGGRSGMIIHNAYGYGLFTGGLGVHYGAEKLGCTVVPVSGGMTERQVQLINDFKPDIITVTPSYMLAILDEFKRQGLDPRQSSLKFGIFGAEPWTNAMRAEIEQAFDMDATDIYGLSEVIGPGVAQECVETKDGLHIWEDHFYPEVIDPERAAVLPDGEKGELVFTSLTKQGFPIIRYRTRDLTRLLPGTARPGMRRMEKVTGRSDDMIILRGVNVFPTQIEEALLATDWCGGHFIIELTREGRMDEMTVLAEARPGSWDSSGLTAHAEKVALFIKNTIGITARIEAVAPNTLERSLGKAKRVYDKRPKE; from the coding sequence ATGGCCATGGCAAGATTGAAATCCAGCGGAAGCGGTTACGGCGCTGAATTGGATGAGGCCGAGCGCGCCTCGCGCGACGAGATCATGGCGTTACAGACCAAACGCCTCGCGTGGTCGCTCCAGCACGCCTATGATAACGTCGCGCATTATAAGAGGTCCTTTGACGCGGCCGGCGTGCATCCCTCCGATTTCAGGCAACTCTCCGACCTCGCCAAATTCCCGTTCACGGTGAAGACCGATCTTCGGGACAATTACCCCTTCAACATGTTCGCCGTGCCGCGCGAAAAGCTGGTCCGCGTTCACGCGTCCTCGGGCACCACGGGCAAGCCGATCGTGGTCGGCTATACGCAAGGCGATATCGACATTTGGTCGGAGGTGATGGCGCGCTCGATCCGTGCCGCCGGCGGCCGCAGCGGCATGATCATTCACAATGCTTATGGTTACGGTCTGTTCACCGGCGGGCTCGGTGTGCATTACGGCGCCGAGAAATTGGGTTGCACGGTGGTGCCGGTCTCCGGCGGTATGACCGAGCGCCAGGTGCAACTGATCAACGACTTCAAGCCTGATATCATCACGGTGACGCCGAGCTACATGCTGGCCATTCTCGACGAGTTCAAACGGCAGGGGCTCGACCCGCGCCAATCATCATTGAAGTTCGGCATCTTCGGGGCCGAGCCCTGGACGAATGCGATGCGCGCGGAGATCGAGCAGGCCTTTGACATGGACGCGACCGATATTTACGGGCTGTCGGAAGTGATCGGTCCCGGCGTGGCGCAGGAATGCGTGGAGACCAAGGACGGCCTGCATATCTGGGAGGATCATTTCTATCCCGAGGTGATCGATCCCGAGAGAGCCGCGGTACTGCCCGATGGCGAGAAGGGCGAGCTGGTATTCACCTCGCTGACCAAGCAAGGATTTCCGATCATCCGCTACCGCACCCGCGACCTGACGCGGCTATTGCCGGGAACGGCGCGACCCGGCATGCGGCGCATGGAGAAGGTCACCGGCCGCTCCGACGACATGATCATCCTGCGCGGCGTCAACGTATTCCCGACCCAGATCGAGGAAGCGTTGCTTGCGACCGACTGGTGCGGCGGCCATTTCATCATCGAACTGACGCGGGAAGGGCGCATGGACGAGATGACCGTGCTCGCCGAAGCCCGCCCCGGAAGCTGGGACAGCAGCGGGCTTACCGCGCACGCCGAAAAAGTCGCGCTCTTCATCAAGAACACCATTGGCATCACCGCGCGCATCGAGGCCGTGGCGCCGAACACGCTGGAACGTTCGCTCGGCAAGGCGAAACGTGTTTACGACAAGCGGCCGAAAGAATAA
- a CDS encoding tartrate dehydrogenase codes for MSSAKKQYRIAVIPGDGIGKEVIPEGLRVLEAAAKKHGVAVHFDHFDFASWDYYEKHGEMMPEDWKAQIGKHDAIYFGAVGWPAKIPDHISLWGSLIKFRREFDQYVNLRPVRLMPGVPSPLANRKPGDIDFWVVRENTEGEYSSVGGRMFPDTDREFVTQQTVMTRTGVDRILKFAFELAQSRPKKHLTSATKSNGISITMPYWDERVEAMAKKYPGVKWDKYHIDILTANFVLHPDWFDVVVGSNLFGDILSDLGPACTGTIGIAPSGNINPEGNFPSVFEPVHGSAPDIAGQGIANPIGMIWSGAMMLEHLGEKQAAASIVGAIERTLGERTLRTRDLGGNADTTACGKAVAEMVD; via the coding sequence ATGAGCAGCGCCAAAAAGCAATATCGGATCGCGGTCATTCCCGGTGACGGCATCGGCAAGGAAGTGATCCCCGAAGGCCTGCGCGTGCTGGAGGCGGCGGCGAAAAAGCACGGTGTCGCCGTGCATTTCGACCATTTCGACTTCGCCTCCTGGGATTATTACGAAAAGCACGGCGAGATGATGCCGGAGGACTGGAAGGCGCAGATCGGCAAGCACGACGCGATCTATTTCGGCGCGGTCGGCTGGCCGGCGAAAATTCCCGATCACATTTCGCTGTGGGGTTCGCTGATCAAGTTTCGGCGCGAGTTCGATCAATACGTCAACCTGCGCCCGGTGCGGCTGATGCCCGGCGTGCCGTCACCGCTAGCCAACCGCAAGCCCGGCGATATCGATTTCTGGGTGGTGCGCGAGAACACCGAGGGCGAGTATTCCTCGGTCGGCGGCCGCATGTTCCCCGATACCGACCGTGAGTTCGTCACGCAGCAGACGGTGATGACGCGCACCGGCGTCGACCGCATCCTGAAATTCGCATTCGAGCTGGCGCAGTCGCGGCCGAAGAAGCATCTGACCTCGGCGACCAAGTCCAACGGCATCTCGATCACGATGCCCTATTGGGACGAGCGCGTGGAGGCGATGGCGAAGAAATATCCAGGCGTGAAGTGGGATAAGTACCACATCGACATTCTCACCGCGAATTTCGTGCTGCACCCGGACTGGTTCGATGTCGTGGTCGGCTCGAACCTGTTCGGAGATATTCTGTCTGATCTCGGCCCGGCCTGCACCGGCACCATCGGCATCGCGCCGTCGGGCAACATCAATCCGGAAGGCAATTTCCCGTCCGTGTTCGAGCCGGTACACGGCTCGGCGCCCGACATTGCGGGGCAGGGCATCGCCAACCCGATCGGCATGATCTGGTCCGGTGCGATGATGTTGGAGCATCTCGGCGAGAAGCAGGCGGCGGCATCCATCGTCGGCGCCATCGAGCGGACGCTGGGCGAGCGGACGTTGCGCACGCGGGATCTTGGCGGCAATGCGGATACGACAGCGTGCGGCAAGGCTGTTGCGGAGATGGTGGATTGA
- a CDS encoding SDR family oxidoreductase yields MDLHLRGKRVLITGASKGIGAAAAEAFAEEGCDVMLAARSGEQLKALAERLRSAHQIGATAHVVDLRKSADIARLAKEAADIDILVNNAGDIPGGSIDKIDEATWRHAWELKVFGYINLTRAIYAQMKARGHGVIVNDIGAAGEKFDANYICGSAGNAALMAFTRALGGKSLADNIRVVGINPGPVGTDRHVTLLKTRAKTQFGDESRYKEFQKSLPLGRPAHAREIGDLMAFLASDRSGYTSGVIFTVDGGYTAGWG; encoded by the coding sequence ATGGATCTGCATCTGCGCGGCAAGCGCGTCCTGATCACCGGCGCCTCCAAGGGCATCGGCGCGGCCGCGGCCGAAGCCTTTGCCGAAGAAGGCTGCGACGTCATGCTGGCGGCTCGCAGCGGCGAGCAGTTGAAAGCACTGGCCGAGCGGCTGCGCTCGGCGCACCAGATCGGCGCGACCGCCCACGTCGTCGACCTGCGCAAGAGCGCGGACATCGCAAGACTCGCCAAGGAAGCCGCCGATATCGACATCCTCGTCAACAATGCCGGCGACATTCCTGGCGGCTCGATCGACAAGATCGACGAAGCAACATGGCGCCACGCCTGGGAGCTGAAGGTGTTCGGCTACATCAATCTCACCCGCGCGATCTACGCGCAGATGAAGGCACGCGGGCACGGCGTTATCGTCAACGACATTGGCGCCGCCGGCGAAAAGTTCGACGCCAATTACATCTGCGGCAGCGCCGGCAACGCCGCGCTGATGGCGTTCACCCGCGCGCTCGGGGGAAAGAGCCTCGCCGACAATATCCGCGTGGTCGGCATCAATCCGGGTCCTGTCGGCACTGACCGTCATGTCACGCTGTTGAAGACGCGGGCGAAGACCCAGTTCGGTGATGAAAGTCGCTACAAGGAATTCCAGAAGAGCCTTCCGCTTGGCCGGCCCGCGCATGCGCGCGAGATCGGCGACCTCATGGCGTTTCTGGCGTCTGATAGGTCGGGGTATACGTCGGGGGTGATCTTCACGGTTGATGGCGGGTATACGGCGGGGTGGGGCTAG
- the paaE gene encoding 1,2-phenylacetyl-CoA epoxidase subunit PaaE, which yields MSHAPRFHRLAVSDLRREAADAVSMSFAIPKELEGDYSFMPGQYLTLRTTMDGEEVRRSYSICSGPDDGELRIAVKKVDGGAFSNWAADELKAGDELDVMTPTGRFGIAHAPEEARVYVGFAAGSGITPILSIIKGVLAREPNSRFFLFYGNRTTSGMLFLEELEELKDRFMQRLSLFHVISGEEQDIPILHGRLDGAKVRVLLRSLVPASQVDHVFICGPAGMSEDIEATCREVGIAQDRIHVERFVSEFGGKPRPKKVIEASAPPKAMASLIIDGKRREVPVAEGEAILDAALRAGMDLPFACKGGMCSTCRAKLVEGEAQMEVNYSLEPWELKAGYVLTCQARPCSDKVVVDYDHV from the coding sequence ATGTCCCACGCGCCGCGTTTCCATCGTCTTGCCGTCAGCGACCTCCGTCGCGAGGCTGCGGATGCGGTATCGATGTCGTTTGCGATTCCGAAGGAGCTGGAAGGCGACTACAGTTTTATGCCGGGCCAGTATCTCACTCTGCGCACGACGATGGACGGGGAGGAAGTGCGCCGTTCCTATTCGATCTGCTCCGGGCCTGACGATGGCGAATTGCGCATCGCGGTGAAGAAGGTCGATGGCGGCGCGTTTTCGAACTGGGCGGCGGACGAATTGAAGGCCGGCGACGAGCTCGACGTGATGACGCCGACCGGCCGTTTTGGTATCGCCCACGCGCCGGAGGAGGCTCGGGTCTATGTCGGCTTCGCCGCGGGAAGCGGCATCACGCCGATCCTGTCGATTATCAAGGGCGTGCTGGCGCGCGAGCCGAACAGCCGTTTCTTCCTGTTCTACGGCAACCGCACGACATCAGGCATGCTGTTCCTCGAAGAGCTCGAGGAATTGAAGGACCGTTTCATGCAGCGGCTGTCGCTGTTTCACGTCATCTCGGGCGAGGAACAGGACATCCCGATCCTGCATGGCCGGCTTGATGGCGCAAAGGTGCGCGTGCTGCTGCGCTCGCTGGTGCCGGCCTCCCAGGTCGATCACGTCTTCATTTGCGGTCCCGCCGGCATGAGCGAGGATATCGAGGCGACCTGCCGCGAGGTCGGCATCGCCCAAGATCGCATTCATGTCGAGCGCTTCGTCTCTGAGTTCGGCGGCAAGCCGCGCCCGAAGAAGGTCATCGAAGCGTCCGCGCCGCCGAAGGCGATGGCGTCCTTGATCATCGATGGCAAGCGCCGCGAGGTGCCGGTCGCTGAAGGAGAGGCTATCCTTGATGCCGCGTTGCGCGCCGGCATGGATCTGCCGTTCGCCTGCAAGGGCGGCATGTGCTCGACCTGCCGCGCCAAGCTGGTCGAGGGTGAGGCGCAAATGGAAGTCAATTATTCGCTGGAGCCGTGGGAACTGAAGGCGGGATATGTCCTGACCTGCCAGGCGCGGCCGTGCTCGGACAAGGTCGTGGTGGATTATGATCATGTCTAA
- a CDS encoding bifunctional alpha/beta hydrolase/OsmC family protein has protein sequence MPNERFQFTGEGGHQLAAALDMPDGAVQAYALFAHCFTCGKDVLAAKRIATALTAKGIAVLRFDFTGLGSSEGEFANSTFSSNVADLVHAADHLRETRTAPAILIGHSLGGAAILAAAGQIPEAKAVVTIAAPSDPVHVTHLFKDRLDDIRMHGTVEVQLAGRPFHIKREFLDDIAEHSLAAQIAKLHKALLIMHSPTDDTVGIDSATRIFAAAKHPKSFVSLSGSDHLLSGKRDGAYVADVIAAWAERYIEPVAAQPVSAASTAPRNVVVRETRNSKFQQTVTTGPHQMVADEPIAVGGQDSGPGPYDFLLAGLGACTSMTMRMYADRKSLPLDRVTVTLKHSKIHAKDCAECETREGLLDQIDRVISIEGALDADQRARLMEIADKCPVHRTLTSEIRIVTKAAE, from the coding sequence GTGCCGAACGAACGCTTTCAATTCACCGGCGAAGGCGGCCATCAGCTTGCTGCGGCCCTCGATATGCCGGATGGTGCGGTGCAGGCCTACGCGCTGTTTGCGCACTGCTTCACCTGCGGCAAGGACGTGCTGGCCGCGAAACGCATTGCGACGGCGCTCACCGCAAAAGGCATCGCGGTGTTGCGGTTTGATTTTACGGGGCTCGGCTCCAGCGAGGGCGAATTCGCCAACTCGACTTTCTCATCGAACGTTGCCGATCTCGTCCACGCCGCCGATCATTTGCGCGAAACCCGCACGGCGCCCGCGATCCTGATCGGCCATAGTCTCGGCGGTGCGGCGATCCTTGCCGCCGCTGGGCAGATACCGGAGGCAAAGGCGGTTGTCACCATCGCCGCCCCCTCCGATCCCGTGCACGTCACGCATCTCTTCAAAGATCGCCTCGACGACATCCGCATGCACGGCACGGTGGAGGTCCAGCTCGCCGGGCGGCCGTTTCACATCAAGCGCGAATTCCTCGACGACATCGCCGAACACAGCCTGGCGGCGCAGATCGCAAAACTTCACAAGGCGCTGCTGATCATGCATTCGCCAACCGACGACACGGTCGGTATCGACAGCGCCACCAGGATTTTCGCTGCCGCCAAACATCCCAAGAGCTTTGTGTCGCTGTCGGGCTCTGATCATCTGTTGAGCGGCAAACGAGACGGCGCCTATGTCGCCGACGTCATCGCCGCCTGGGCCGAGCGCTATATCGAGCCTGTCGCCGCGCAGCCTGTTTCTGCCGCGAGCACGGCGCCACGCAACGTCGTGGTGCGCGAAACCCGCAACAGCAAGTTCCAGCAGACCGTCACCACAGGTCCCCATCAGATGGTGGCGGACGAGCCCATTGCCGTCGGCGGCCAGGACAGCGGCCCGGGACCGTACGATTTCCTGCTTGCAGGCCTCGGCGCCTGCACGTCGATGACGATGCGGATGTATGCCGACCGCAAATCGCTGCCGCTGGACCGCGTCACCGTGACGCTGAAGCACAGCAAGATTCACGCAAAGGATTGCGCCGAATGCGAGACGCGCGAGGGCCTGCTGGATCAGATCGACCGCGTGATCTCGATCGAAGGCGCGCTGGATGCTGATCAGCGCGCGCGGCTGATGGAGATCGCCGACAAGTGCCCGGTGCACCGGACGCTGACGTCGGAGATACGGATTGTGACCAAGGCTGCGGAGTAG